The genomic stretch ATGGGTTCAGACATGGCTCGGACGGCATCGGGCAGGTATTTCAGTACCTCATTATTGGATATGATATACCGATGATGGTCTGTATGGAAGTATTCTGCTATCAGATCTGAAAATTCAAATTCATTGCCCTTTTCCGATGGCCCATCTTCAAATCCTATGGAAAAGGTCGGGATCTTCTCAACCCCTGCCTGAGCCAGCAGGCCAACCAAGAGGCTGGAATCCAGGCCCCCGGAAAGGAGGACGCCCACCGGAACATCGGCAATGGAAAAATATTGCTGAACAGCCTTGTTCAGAGAAGAGTGAACTTTTTCGATCCATTCCGCTTCACTGACTTTTCGGTCTGGTCGTTGCGCTTCAAGATGCCAGTACCGTCTGATATGATGCCTTCCCTGCTGATCGATAGTCATGCTGGTCCCAGGTTCCAGTTTTTTTACCCCCTGTAAAAGGGTGCGAGGGGCAGGGACAACAGCGTGCAGGGTCAGGTGATGATGGAGCGCTATCGGATCAATACCTGTATCAATCTCTCCGGTTGCAAGTAAGGCCTGCATATTTGATGCGAAACGAATTTTATCGGAGGATAGGCTGAAATAGAGCGGTTTGATGCCTACTCGGTCGCGACATACAAACATGCTTTTTTTTCGCTCGTCCCATATCGCAAAGGCAAACATCCCGTGTAGGTGTTTGGGGCATTCTTCTCCCCATGCATCATATGCCTTGAGAATAACTTCAGTGTCACCCTGGGAAAAGAACGAGTAGCCTCGGTTTTTAACTCTTCCCGCAGTGCTGGGTGATTGTAAATTGTTCCGTTAAAGACGATCGTTATCCCCAGGTTATGATCCGTCATGGGTTGGTGCGAGCGGAAGGATGGATCAATGATGGTCAAGCGTCTATGGCCGAAGGCCAAGGGGCCGTTGGAATAGATACCGGATTGGTTGGGGCCGCGTGAGATGAGTTTATCTCTCATACGATCAAGGGTGGCGAGATCGGGTTTTTTTCCGGTAAAATTGAGTTCGCCGCAGATGCCGCACATAGAATTTCTCTTGAGCTTTTGTTGGGTTAGAGATCGTGCATGAGGGGAGGGCGGCAATGGATTGGCTCATAGCCTTGCTGCTCCCTCTTTCATCTTACCCGCAGGCAGCGTATTTGAAAAATCTTCTTATTGATCGTTACGGATTTTTTGAAGTGGTGGGGGGAGGAAAGGGAGATGGGGATATGGAATGTTTGGCGGGGAAATACATGAATTGGTCAAGCATGAAGGGTAAATATGGAAGATCAGGTCATGCACTCCGCACGCACCCGGTAGTTAAAAATGTCCTCTGAAAAAATGCTGGTTCCCCGAAGGGCTCTTCTTGTATTATTATGTTATTGTTTAACTCAAGATTGGCCTAAGCGTTCAAGTGGAAATATTCGTACAGCGTCTCCAAGAGTTATGACAGTTCCTGATAATCAATACTTAAAAATCTTTTTTGCTTTGTGAATGCGGCGCATGTGAAATCGTCAAAGTCAAGATTAATGTTCTCCAGGTCTTCTTGAGAAATCATATCTCTGTTAAGGGTAAGTATATATTGCCTATTTGATAATTTTCTTAGAGTTTTATGAATATAGTTTAAATTTCTTACCAGAGTATCTCTGTCTACCTCGAAGATGTTGTCATGAATAAGCAATCCGGGATGCTTTTCGTTGGTTTCTGATAAGGTAAGTAAAGCATAGTCATAGAAGAAGACTTTTTCTCGGTCAATACTATGACTTCCATCGTCGTGAATCCGCAAGTCAAATTTGACTATTTCTTTGTTATTTTTCACGTTAACTTCAAAAGAGCACTGTTGATTTCCGTAAACATATTCATGAATTTCTAAGATTATATTTTCTATATCTTTTACGGAATCTTTAGCTTCAATGATATATGAATCTAGTAAGTGAATTTGATTTTTTCTTTTAATATCCTTGTCTTTACGTTCTTGTTCGTAATGGCTATATGCCTCAAGAAAGGAATTCAGAGAAGAGTATTCTTCTATTTTTTGTTGATGAATCGCTATAGTCCTTTTCAAGCTTTTAAAAATTCCCTCTTGATCAAGCAATGATGTTTTTTCTTTATATCGCTTGTCTAAAGCTTTCAATTCTTCAGAAATTACGTTAAGTTCGCTAACTACATATTCTTTACGTTCATTAATTAATGAGCGTTGGAAATCATCAATCTTCTTTTTGAAAGCCGATACTTCAGAAAGTTCTTTTTTGATAAGGTCGCCTAGCCCATCTTTGAATTGATTATAAAGATCTGCAACTTCATCTTCATCAATGTAATTATCACCTTTAAATAGCTGAATTTTTGAAAGTTCAGACTTCAAAACTTCTTGCCGAGTATGTTTTTCTTCTATTATATCTTCTAGTTCGATAATTTCAGATTTAACAATATCGAATCCCTCGATGTTTTCAAGCTGATCGATGTCTTTCTGTGTTTTTTCAACTTGATTCTTTAGGTCATTGAGATCAGCTTTAGCTTCAGAAACATTTTTACCTGTTAAAATTTCAATATTTTCTTTTACTTTTGATTTTGCAGCTCTAATTTTGTCCAAGTCCCGAAAGAGTTGTCCCGCTTGATTGTACGGAGCTGGATTCACCCCGAGTAAATACAGGTGAGGCTCGTAATTCGGGGGTATTCTTTTGTCGGTATCAAAGCATTTAATAATCGACTTAAATTCAGATTTTTCATCACGAATTAGTGGCCCTAGCATAGACCTAAAAGAAGGTGATTCATTTGTGCTTGTTGTGCCGAAAGTTAAGGAAGTCAAATATTCTAATACCTCACTTTTGGATGCTAAAGGTTTTTCTTTTCCGTTTACTAAAAGTCGTGGGTATTCGTCTTTAAATACATTTCGTCGTATTGTGATTGACTTGTCGTCAATTTCAAAATCCAAACAGATTTCAAAGTTTTCAGGAAGGTCATTTTTGGGAATTTTTGAGACCCTACTTCTGGCATGATCTTTCAATAATGCATAGTTAATAAATTCTACACACAAAGACTTACCAACGCCGTTGGTTTTAACGGTTTTGTCGGTTGTTTCGCCAAATATAATATTGAACCCATTATTGAATTTTATTGGTTCAAATAAGGTTGGTTCGCTGTATAGTCTTTTAATCGTTAACATTTAAAATTATATAAGGTTCGTCAAATTCAATTATTTCCAGAGAATAAAGGAATAATATTCCATAATAAAGGCTTTTGGCTCCGATTTTGTTGCTTTTCCTAAGTGAACGAGCAGCATCAAAGATGCTAATCATACGACTGTTAGAAGTATTCAATAGCTTCAAAATCTCAGACCCTATTACGGGAGCTGATTTTTTAAGATTCTCATTTTTTGAAACTAAATTAGCCATTTTTCACCATCCTATTAGGAAAGACATTGCACTTGATTAATTGGTCTACTATGTAGAACTCGGCAGCACATGAGTCAAAGGAAAATCCGAGGTTAGAAAGGTGACTTTTAAAGGCATCTACTAGTCGTTGTAAGGCTTCTCTGGGATTACCACCGCATTTGGTTAGCACATCATCGCTGTAACCTTTTAAGTACGTTCCCGCTCTACGTAATGCCTGTGATCCTATATCACTTTCTTCGTTTATTGTGGTTAATACTTTTCCGTATTCGATATAAAGGTCATAGTATCTATTTGTCAAGTGTTCCGCATGATCGGAAAAACGTTTATGTATCTTGTTGTTTGGATCTGGATCTTCAATAAAGCCATAACCTGCATCCGGGTGTTGTTCATTGCTGAGCAATTCAATCATTGCCAAAATAGTATTAACTTCATTTGGCAGAGTAGATGTAGGCTGATCGTGCAATTCTTTGACCAGAAAGTCCTGAATGGATTTAATTTGCTCTATGTTGTTTATGTATTTAATTTTTTTTAAAACATTGTCAATGTCCCAAATATCTTTTTGAGTGTTAATTTTGAAATTTTCATCACCAATTTTTTCTTCTTTGTGTTTGCTTTTTTTAACGATGTTTAGAATTATTAATCTGTCGTAGCTGTTGAACAACTTGTATTCAATAAATTTATCTACAGTACGTTTAGTTTTTGTTAGACTGGATGTAGAAGTTACCTGAATTGCGATTTTATTTTTTAAATCTTGTAGGTCTATCGCAGCGGCGTTTGGAGCAAATTGGTTCGCGTTCTTTAAGTTGTAACCGTAAACCAGGTTCAACAACTGCTCGTAGAAGTCTTCAGAGAAATTGTTTGCGTCAGTCAGGTTGAGCTTATTGCTCGATTCCACCAGCTTCGGCAGGCGCGTAAGTAGATTGATT from Candidatus Electrothrix communis encodes the following:
- a CDS encoding DUF2326 domain-containing protein, with the protein product MLTIKRLYSEPTLFEPIKFNNGFNIIFGETTDKTVKTNGVGKSLCVEFINYALLKDHARSRVSKIPKNDLPENFEICLDFEIDDKSITIRRNVFKDEYPRLLVNGKEKPLASKSEVLEYLTSLTFGTTSTNESPSFRSMLGPLIRDEKSEFKSIIKCFDTDKRIPPNYEPHLYLLGVNPAPYNQAGQLFRDLDKIRAAKSKVKENIEILTGKNVSEAKADLNDLKNQVEKTQKDIDQLENIEGFDIVKSEIIELEDIIEEKHTRQEVLKSELSKIQLFKGDNYIDEDEVADLYNQFKDGLGDLIKKELSEVSAFKKKIDDFQRSLINERKEYVVSELNVISEELKALDKRYKEKTSLLDQEGIFKSLKRTIAIHQQKIEEYSSLNSFLEAYSHYEQERKDKDIKRKNQIHLLDSYIIEAKDSVKDIENIILEIHEYVYGNQQCSFEVNVKNNKEIVKFDLRIHDDGSHSIDREKVFFYDYALLTLSETNEKHPGLLIHDNIFEVDRDTLVRNLNYIHKTLRKLSNRQYILTLNRDMISQEDLENINLDFDDFTCAAFTKQKRFLSIDYQELS
- a CDS encoding SMEK domain-containing protein; translated protein: MTKKQEYITKIINLLTRLPKLVESSNKLNLTDANNFSEDFYEQLLNLVYGYNLKNANQFAPNAAAIDLQDLKNKIAIQVTSTSSLTKTKRTVDKFIEYKLFNSYDRLIILNIVKKSKHKEEKIGDENFKINTQKDIWDIDNVLKKIKYINNIEQIKSIQDFLVKELHDQPTSTLPNEVNTILAMIELLSNEQHPDAGYGFIEDPDPNNKIHKRFSDHAEHLTNRYYDLYIEYGKVLTTINEESDIGSQALRRAGTYLKGYSDDVLTKCGGNPREALQRLVDAFKSHLSNLGFSFDSCAAEFYIVDQLIKCNVFPNRMVKNG